The following proteins are encoded in a genomic region of Bacillus sp. FJAT-22090:
- the ftsX gene encoding permease-like cell division protein FtsX produces MKARTAGRHFRDSLKSISRNGWMTFASVSAVTVTLLLVGVFVMIMMNLSKVADDLEKDVEIKVIVELTADEAAITKLEEEIKNTSGIAEVAFSPKEDELNKLVLDFGEDLRLFEQQNPLHNVFYAKAENPQETAAVAKKLDKLDNTFEVKYGEGKIEKLFSFLNTSRNIGLVLILALLFTAMFLISNTIRITIVARRRDIEIMKLVGATNWFIRIPFILEGMWLGILGAIIPITLITILYYNIYNVLGPKLAQGNLFELLEFSPFIYQVNALILLMGVLIGIWGSFMSVRKFLRV; encoded by the coding sequence ATGAAAGCTAGAACAGCAGGAAGACACTTCAGAGATAGCCTTAAGAGTATAAGCCGTAATGGTTGGATGACTTTTGCCTCGGTTAGTGCAGTAACAGTAACTTTATTACTTGTTGGTGTTTTCGTCATGATTATGATGAATTTAAGTAAAGTTGCGGATGATCTTGAAAAAGATGTTGAAATTAAAGTAATCGTAGAGTTAACAGCTGATGAAGCTGCTATTACAAAATTAGAAGAAGAGATTAAAAATACATCAGGAATAGCTGAAGTTGCTTTTTCGCCAAAAGAAGATGAACTAAATAAGTTAGTGTTAGATTTTGGGGAAGACTTACGATTATTTGAACAGCAAAACCCATTACATAATGTGTTTTATGCTAAAGCGGAAAATCCACAAGAAACAGCAGCGGTTGCGAAGAAACTTGATAAATTAGATAACACATTCGAAGTGAAGTATGGAGAAGGAAAAATTGAAAAACTCTTTTCTTTCTTAAATACAAGTAGAAATATAGGATTAGTGCTAATTTTAGCATTGTTATTTACTGCAATGTTCTTAATCTCTAATACGATTCGTATTACCATTGTTGCTAGACGACGTGACATTGAAATAATGAAGCTCGTAGGTGCTACTAACTGGTTTATTCGAATTCCATTTATTTTAGAGGGTATGTGGCTTGGTATATTAGGAGCTATTATTCCGATTACACTGATAACAATACTCTACTATAATATTTACAATGTTCTAGGGCCTAAATTGGCACAGGGTAATTTATTTGAACTACTCGAATTTTCACCATTCATCTATCAAGTCAATGCCTTGATCTTATTAATGGGTGTCCTAATCGGAATCTGGGGTAGTTTTATGTCAGTTCGTAAGTTTTTACGGGTTTAA
- the ftsE gene encoding cell division ATP-binding protein FtsE: MIEMVKVYKKYPNGIVAANGIDVEIKQGEFVYVVGPSGAGKSTFIKMMYREERPTSGDIIINGVNLATLKNSKVPYLRRQIGVVFQDFKLLPRLNVYENVAFALEVIEETPKVIRKKVMDVLELVGLKHKARMFPTELSGGEQQRVSIARSIVNTPKLVIADEPTGNLDPDTSWEIMNIFEEINSRGTTIIMATHNREIVNTLRHRVIAVEGGLITRDVYGGDYGYES, encoded by the coding sequence ATGATAGAAATGGTAAAAGTCTACAAAAAATATCCAAACGGTATTGTTGCAGCAAATGGGATTGATGTAGAAATTAAGCAAGGTGAATTTGTTTATGTTGTCGGGCCAAGTGGTGCAGGAAAATCGACATTCATCAAAATGATGTATCGAGAAGAAAGACCAACTTCAGGGGATATTATTATTAATGGAGTTAACTTAGCTACTCTAAAAAATAGTAAAGTCCCATATTTAAGAAGACAAATTGGGGTAGTCTTCCAAGACTTTAAACTACTACCTCGTTTAAATGTGTATGAAAACGTTGCATTTGCATTAGAAGTAATTGAAGAAACACCTAAAGTTATTCGCAAAAAAGTAATGGATGTTCTTGAGCTTGTTGGTTTGAAACATAAAGCTAGAATGTTTCCGACAGAGCTTTCAGGTGGGGAGCAACAACGTGTGTCGATTGCTCGTTCCATTGTGAATACCCCTAAATTAGTAATTGCGGATGAACCGACAGGAAATTTAGATCCTGATACTTCTTGGGAGATCATGAATATTTTTGAAGAAATAAATTCACGTGGAACAACAATTATTATGGCAACTCATAATAGAGAAATTGTGAATACATTAAGACACCGTGTTATCGCAGTTGAGGGTGGATTAATCACCCGAGATGTATACGGAGGAGATTACGGTTATGAAAGCTAG